One Picrophilus oshimae DSM 9789 genomic region harbors:
- a CDS encoding DDE-type integrase/transposase/recombinase — translation MKLNNNQLKYIIKQKEKGESSTKLAFIYKVSVRHINKIYYNYLKYGKTTLYKTGRKPKIIDKNTENLIINIRNNHPLSGPVAIEKYLIKMGIKVSHNIIYKILLKYNMVNEDLNKKDQRKYVKYEREYSNSLWHIDWTDYNKKEKLIIIEDDASRFIVGLGVYEEENIDNTMETLVKAIELYGKPNEIITDHGTQFFSNGKNGIPGDKNKFQQYLDDNGIKHILARIDHPQTNGKLERLNYTIKRLRPYFSTWDEVVYYYNYERRHMSLSIDDRPVVTPSMAYVEKGGKLYEKQ, via the coding sequence GTGAAATTAAACAATAATCAATTAAAATATATAATAAAACAGAAGGAAAAAGGTGAATCATCAACTAAACTGGCATTTATTTACAAAGTATCAGTAAGGCATATCAATAAAATATACTATAATTATTTAAAATACGGAAAAACTACATTATATAAAACAGGAAGGAAACCCAAAATTATAGATAAAAATACAGAGAATTTAATAATAAATATAAGGAACAATCATCCTTTATCAGGTCCTGTAGCAATAGAGAAATACCTAATTAAAATGGGAATTAAAGTATCACATAACATTATATACAAAATATTATTGAAATACAATATGGTAAATGAGGATTTAAATAAGAAGGATCAGAGAAAGTATGTAAAATATGAGAGAGAATATTCTAATTCACTATGGCATATTGACTGGACTGATTATAATAAAAAGGAGAAATTAATAATCATAGAGGATGATGCTTCAAGGTTCATAGTAGGTTTAGGAGTATATGAGGAGGAAAACATTGACAATACAATGGAAACATTGGTAAAAGCAATAGAACTATATGGTAAACCTAATGAAATAATAACAGACCATGGGACACAATTCTTCTCAAATGGAAAGAATGGCATTCCTGGGGATAAGAATAAATTCCAGCAATATCTGGATGATAATGGAATAAAGCATATACTGGCAAGAATAGACCATCCACAGACAAATGGTAAATTAGAGAGATTAAATTATACAATAAAGAGATTAAGGCCTTATTTTAGTACATGGGATGAGGTTGTGTATTATTATAATTATGAGAGAAGGCATATGTCATTATCAATAGATGATAGACCTGTTGTAACACCATCAATGGCATATGTGGAAAAGGGAGGTAAATTATATGAAAAACAATAA
- a CDS encoding helix-turn-helix domain-containing protein yields MAKAGRKPSISKDIKSYIINVYSKGYSVRDIAKYLKEEKDIDISKTTVQRVISEYKTGAIVRNNSIHEVKKVPVQKNVPVQSIFNGNKANDEYKLEVVEMAKPPITERIYTDYMEALEEENFLKELRIRYSYIARKNSMTFKQFVQNACELERQYLEKEVMITSEKSITQPDLKETFYIAILVKVIKSL; encoded by the coding sequence ATGGCGAAGGCCGGTAGGAAGCCATCAATTAGTAAAGACATCAAAAGCTACATTATTAATGTCTACAGTAAGGGTTATAGTGTAAGAGACATAGCGAAATATTTAAAAGAGGAAAAAGACATTGATATTTCTAAAACAACAGTTCAAAGAGTTATTTCAGAATATAAAACTGGAGCAATAGTTAGAAACAACTCTATACATGAAGTCAAAAAAGTTCCAGTGCAGAAGAATGTTCCTGTGCAGAGTATTTTCAATGGTAATAAAGCGAATGATGAGTACAAACTAGAGGTTGTAGAAATGGCAAAGCCGCCTATTACAGAAAGAATATATACAGACTACATGGAAGCCCTTGAGGAAGAAAATTTCCTTAAGGAACTGCGTATAAGGTATTCGTATATTGCAAGGAAGAACTCAATGACATTCAAGCAGTTTGTCCAGAATGCATGTGAGCTTGAACGCCAGTACCTTGAAAAAGAAGTCATGATTACTAGTGAAAAATCCATTACACAGCCTGATCTCAAGGAGACATTTTACATTGCCATACTAGTAAAAGTTATAAAGAGTTTGTAA
- a CDS encoding glycosyltransferase family 2 protein, translating into MEDLFISVIITAYNRKEFLLDAVKSALNQTLSKEKYEIIVIKNYNDNNIDKFLNKNNIKNIIMDGTIGEYLYKGINESKGDIISFLDDDDLFFNNKLEYVYNLFKKNNNLIYYHNNSKIIDKNGKITKLRINAPYFNMSSINIKKDIINIDNIIYYIKKISTDQDLFMYLCALESDKKIISNKMELTYYRYHNSTSNTVSSDIKDFNYNTVKKLDTIIDGLYLFKTIFKSKKIIKSYKLANNI; encoded by the coding sequence ATGGAAGATTTATTTATATCAGTAATAATCACTGCATATAATAGAAAGGAGTTTTTACTGGATGCAGTTAAAAGTGCATTAAATCAAACCTTATCTAAAGAAAAATATGAGATAATAGTAATTAAAAATTATAATGATAATAACATAGATAAATTTTTAAATAAAAATAATATAAAAAATATAATAATGGATGGCACAATTGGTGAATATCTTTACAAGGGTATAAATGAATCTAAAGGTGATATAATATCATTTTTGGACGATGACGATCTATTTTTTAATAATAAATTAGAATATGTTTATAATTTATTCAAAAAAAATAATAATTTAATTTATTACCATAATAATTCAAAAATCATCGATAAAAATGGCAAAATAACAAAACTGAGGATAAATGCACCTTATTTCAACATGTCATCTATAAATATTAAAAAAGACATAATAAATATAGATAATATTATATATTATATTAAAAAGATATCTACGGACCAGGACCTATTTATGTATCTATGCGCATTGGAATCGGATAAGAAAATAATCTCGAATAAAATGGAATTAACGTATTATAGATATCATAATAGCACATCAAATACAGTAAGCAGTGATATAAAAGATTTTAATTATAATACGGTAAAAAAATTAGATACAATCATAGATGGACTATATTTATTTAAAACTATTTTTAAATCAAAAAAAATCATTAAAAGTTATAAACTGGCTAATAACATATAA
- a CDS encoding glycosyltransferase has product MRAAIIDEFTRIGGGQFLARLIFNKLKEDNINVSLITDSGHPYLDLKAEIIETSYNYKENASLPYIINRVIKTRHDLKKIFKIYKFDLTFNNHPNMFLYNANINILHGFSFLDPFIDEYGNIKNQMAFKLIKYSKIYKIYNNGIFYVNSKYTLSIANKLFPKLDIKPALMKVIYIPVKYKLNNNLINKNIVSIGRINKDKNYELIIDIAKSLLDYKFYIIGAVNKGDEQYYNYLMRIKPKNLEIIPNASDDIKDSILKRCSIYLHANRKENYGISIIEAMSYGLIPVVPMSGGPWMDIIDMGKYGYGYNNADDAVETIKSIDFSIRDKIKSSMERFSYEKFYIDLEELINIVYNK; this is encoded by the coding sequence GTGAGAGCGGCCATCATTGATGAGTTCACAAGAATAGGCGGCGGCCAGTTTCTTGCCAGATTAATATTTAATAAATTAAAAGAGGATAATATTAATGTAAGCCTTATCACAGATTCAGGGCATCCATATTTAGATTTAAAGGCCGAAATCATAGAAACCAGTTATAATTATAAAGAAAATGCCAGCCTACCATATATTATTAATAGGGTAATTAAAACAAGGCATGACCTAAAAAAAATCTTTAAGATTTACAAATTTGATTTAACGTTTAATAATCACCCAAATATGTTTTTGTACAATGCTAATATAAATATTTTGCATGGTTTCTCTTTCCTTGATCCTTTTATAGATGAATATGGTAATATTAAAAATCAAATGGCATTTAAATTGATAAAATACTCAAAAATATATAAAATTTATAACAATGGGATATTTTATGTAAACAGTAAATACACATTGAGCATTGCAAATAAGTTATTTCCAAAACTGGATATAAAACCGGCTTTAATGAAGGTTATTTACATTCCGGTTAAATACAAATTAAATAATAATTTAATTAATAAAAACATAGTCTCAATAGGAAGAATAAACAAAGACAAAAATTATGAGTTAATTATTGATATTGCAAAAAGTCTCTTAGATTATAAATTTTATATAATTGGGGCTGTCAATAAGGGTGATGAGCAATATTATAATTATCTAATGAGAATAAAACCAAAGAATTTGGAGATAATTCCGAATGCCAGCGATGATATTAAAGATTCAATATTAAAGAGATGCTCAATCTACCTGCATGCAAACAGGAAAGAGAATTATGGTATATCCATAATAGAGGCCATGTCATACGGTTTGATACCTGTTGTTCCAATGAGCGGCGGTCCATGGATGGATATTATTGACATGGGCAAATATGGCTATGGTTACAATAATGCTGATGATGCGGTAGAAACAATTAAATCTATTGATTTTAGTATAAGAGACAAAATTAAAAGTTCAATGGAGAGATTCTCATATGAAAAATTTTATATAGATCTTGAAGAGTTAATAAATATTGTATATAATAAATAA
- a CDS encoding glycosyltransferase: protein MRFLVICFGPLDNINGGSSYYARDYIEALSEFYNVDFIQVIPKGLNTNIGNNNIFLKQKGPFALIEANIKLMLYYLKYIRKIQYNYIFIHTSFFFVYAFFLRILGIRIVYDTNTIDFEQARMLHGIKKLYYSIFGFITDIISYISARIITFVSIRDRDIFFKYFRKKACFIVPVHINEEYIKPRQYMDKSMLRKEMNIPDRFTCLFVGSYKNIQNKLAIDFLVDKVVDKVKDVNFIFLGSDIPCKINNIICPGYVHEIDDYFYASDLLVNPVLAGSGIKTKNLDALFHGIPVLTTYVGAQGIEDLIEKGIYICDLDKFTEKICDIKNNIDYYMQNINNNILNNYGIYNFRISVKKMLDYMNSIKY from the coding sequence ATGAGGTTTTTGGTGATATGTTTTGGGCCTTTGGACAATATTAATGGCGGATCATCATATTATGCCAGGGACTACATAGAAGCCCTGTCTGAATTTTATAATGTTGATTTTATACAGGTAATACCAAAAGGTCTTAATACAAATATTGGTAATAACAATATATTCTTAAAACAAAAAGGCCCCTTTGCCCTTATAGAGGCAAATATTAAACTTATGCTTTATTATTTAAAATACATCAGAAAAATCCAATATAATTATATATTTATACACACATCCTTCTTTTTTGTCTATGCGTTTTTTCTTAGAATTCTAGGTATAAGAATAGTATACGATACAAATACTATTGACTTTGAGCAGGCCAGGATGCTTCACGGAATTAAAAAACTATACTATTCCATATTTGGTTTTATCACCGATATTATTTCATATATATCGGCCAGGATAATTACATTTGTTTCAATAAGAGACCGTGATATATTCTTTAAATATTTTAGAAAAAAAGCATGTTTTATAGTTCCCGTTCATATAAATGAAGAATATATTAAACCAAGGCAATACATGGATAAATCTATGTTAAGGAAGGAAATGAATATTCCAGATAGATTCACATGCCTCTTTGTGGGTTCCTATAAAAATATACAGAATAAGCTGGCAATTGACTTTCTTGTGGATAAAGTTGTTGATAAAGTAAAAGATGTTAATTTCATATTTTTGGGTTCAGACATTCCATGTAAAATTAATAATATAATATGCCCAGGGTATGTCCATGAAATAGATGATTACTTTTATGCATCTGATCTATTGGTTAATCCAGTTTTAGCTGGTTCAGGAATAAAAACAAAAAATCTGGATGCCCTCTTTCATGGTATACCTGTACTAACAACTTATGTAGGTGCACAGGGCATAGAGGATCTTATTGAAAAAGGTATATATATCTGTGACCTGGATAAATTCACAGAGAAAATATGTGATATAAAAAATAATATTGATTACTACATGCAAAATATAAATAATAATATTTTAAATAATTATGGAATATATAATTTCAGAATTAGCGTTAAAAAGATGCTAGATTATATGAATTCAATAAAATATTAA
- a CDS encoding glycosyltransferase, producing the protein MDDQSYMKALKKQIIDLNLCNSVKLITNISDEELIKECKQSSIFCLLSRWGSFEIARAEAIHYGLPIVITEAACGIYYKKYGSFVCNINDKDSIFEALSTLMSNPALRLETSKRQKDAILTWRDVALEFKKLIEIEN; encoded by the coding sequence GTGGATGATCAATCTTATATGAAAGCTTTAAAGAAGCAGATAATTGATTTGAACCTCTGTAATTCTGTTAAATTAATAACAAATATTAGCGATGAAGAATTGATTAAGGAATGCAAACAATCATCAATATTTTGTCTTTTATCAAGATGGGGGAGTTTTGAAATTGCCAGGGCTGAAGCAATACATTATGGCCTTCCAATAGTTATCACGGAAGCTGCCTGTGGAATATATTACAAAAAATATGGTTCCTTTGTCTGCAATATCAATGATAAGGATTCAATATTTGAAGCTCTATCTACCCTTATGTCAAACCCGGCCTTAAGATTGGAGACATCCAAGAGGCAAAAAGATGCAATATTAACATGGCGTGATGTTGCTTTGGAATTCAAGAAACTGATAGAGATTGAAAATTAA
- a CDS encoding oligosaccharide flippase family protein, translated as MKSQSFISGLIFQYGAVLSLYLSSFIFYFIVAHILPTYLVGVISLLLAILNIFYTVFALGLGTGMQHFISYHLARNNINTIKKIIKNTSLIGILLSATAFLFTYFSSYYISTIFFHSIKYSFYIKIIGIGISGDVLMNIFSSMLLGLNYYRTFSITNIITNISGYFIPLSLFLITKDFEYFIFGFSLSYTFYAIIYISMVIIFYFRLADGNNEDERYLNILKYSIPVFISGILGTSANYIDRIIVSYFVNLSYLGIYNFAIVITSAVLFLLIPVFNIILPRLSYIFSANDESGFKTSLRLLLNFSYILYVPAAFGISALSRYILFLFAGPMYLKAAVPLIIILISTSLFSGSYVFSNALSSTKRTRIFIISSGLAMLANIILSFLLIPVYGITGAAISYSSMNGTNFIILYYFERNFVKYDLKIIFKIFASSIFMSIILFYLGTMLSYGFINLLILIILGALIYSMEIKIFKIISREDSILISSLIGNIKVFRFILKILS; from the coding sequence TTGAAATCGCAGTCTTTTATATCCGGTTTAATATTTCAGTACGGTGCGGTACTATCCCTTTATTTATCATCGTTCATATTCTATTTTATTGTGGCGCATATCCTGCCGACATACCTTGTTGGCGTAATCTCGCTCCTGCTTGCAATATTAAACATTTTTTACACGGTTTTTGCACTGGGTTTGGGAACCGGCATGCAGCATTTTATCTCATATCACCTTGCAAGAAATAACATAAATACAATAAAAAAAATAATAAAAAATACATCTCTAATTGGAATACTATTATCAGCAACCGCATTTTTATTTACATACTTTTCATCATATTATATATCAACAATATTTTTTCACTCCATTAAATACAGTTTTTATATAAAAATTATCGGCATAGGCATATCAGGCGATGTTTTAATGAATATATTCTCATCAATGTTGCTCGGGCTAAACTACTATAGAACCTTTAGCATAACAAATATAATTACAAACATTTCAGGATATTTTATTCCGCTATCATTGTTTTTAATCACAAAGGATTTTGAATACTTTATATTCGGATTTTCACTGTCCTATACATTTTATGCAATTATATACATATCCATGGTAATAATCTTTTATTTTAGACTTGCAGATGGTAATAATGAAGATGAAAGATACTTAAATATATTAAAATATTCAATACCAGTATTTATTTCAGGTATATTGGGCACAAGTGCAAACTATATAGATAGAATTATAGTCTCATATTTTGTTAATCTTTCATATCTTGGAATATACAATTTTGCCATTGTAATAACATCTGCAGTCCTATTTTTATTAATCCCTGTTTTTAATATAATACTACCAAGGCTTTCTTATATATTCTCGGCCAATGATGAATCCGGTTTTAAAACCTCATTGAGATTGCTCCTTAACTTTTCATATATATTATATGTGCCTGCGGCATTCGGAATATCGGCCTTATCAAGATACATATTATTTCTATTTGCCGGTCCTATGTACTTAAAGGCTGCAGTTCCATTGATTATAATATTAATATCAACAAGCTTATTTTCAGGCAGCTATGTTTTTTCAAATGCACTTTCATCGACAAAGAGGACAAGGATTTTTATAATATCATCTGGACTGGCTATGCTTGCAAACATAATATTATCATTTTTATTAATACCTGTTTATGGAATAACAGGTGCTGCAATATCATACTCATCCATGAATGGTACAAATTTTATTATATTATATTATTTTGAAAGGAACTTTGTTAAATACGATTTAAAAATTATTTTTAAAATATTTGCATCTTCCATATTTATGTCGATAATATTATTCTATCTTGGTACAATGTTATCATACGGTTTTATAAATCTGCTTATTTTAATAATTCTTGGGGCTCTTATATATTCAATGGAGATAAAGATCTTTAAGATTATAAGCAGGGAAGATAGCATTTTAATCTCGTCTTTAATAGGCAATATTAAAGTTTTTAGATTTATATTGAAAATCCTGTCATAG